In a genomic window of Callithrix jacchus isolate 240 chromosome 22, calJac240_pri, whole genome shotgun sequence:
- the ZNF799 gene encoding zinc finger protein 443 isoform X7 → MIILLLYRLRDPICTTQKMCGSDGSFQGIMEASVALEDVAVNFTREEWALLGPCQKNLYKDVMQETIRNLDCVGMKWKDQNIEDQYTYLRKNLRCYMLERFGESKDGRQCGETSSQIQDSIVNKNTLPGVDPCQSSMCEEIVMGHSSLNCYIRVDAGHKPHDYYECGEKPDTHKQYGKAFSYHNSFQTPESPHTGKKPYDCKECGKSFSSLGNLQRHMAVQRGDGPHKFPI, encoded by the exons ATGATCATTTTGCTGTTGTACAGATTGAGAGACCCAATATGCACCACCCAAAAGATGTGTGGATCTGATGGCAGTTTTCAAGGAATAATGGAG GCCTCAGTGGCTTTAGAGGATGTGGCTGTGAACTTCACCCGAGAAGAATGGGCTTTGCTGGGTCCTTGTCAGAAGAATCTCTACAAAGATGTGATGCAAGAAACCATCAGGAACCTGGATTGTGTAG GAATGAAATGGAAAGACCAGAACATTGAAGATCAGTACACATATCTCAGGAAAAATCTAAG ATGTTATATGTTAGAGAGATTTGGTGAAAGTAAAGATGGACGCCAATGTGGCGAAACATCTAGCCAGATTCAAGATAGTATTGTGAACAAGAACACTCTTCCTGGAGTAGATCCATGTCAAAGCAGTATGTGTGAAGAAATCGTCATGGGTCATTCATCCCTTAATTGCTACATCAGAGTTGATGCTGGGcacaaaccacatgattattatGAATGTGGTGAGAAGCCAGATACACATAAACAATACGGGAAAGCCTTCAGTTACCACAACTCGTTTCAAACACCTGAAAGTCCTCACACTGGAAAGAAGCCATATGATTGTAAAGAATGTGGGAAATCCTTCAGTTCTCTGGGAAACCTTCAAAGACACATGGCAGTGCAGCGTGGAGATGGACCTCATAAAT TTCCTATCTAA
- the ZNF799 gene encoding zinc finger protein 443 isoform X10: MASVALEDVAVNFTREEWALLGPCQKNLYKDVMQETIRNLDCVGMKWKDQNIEDQYTYLRKNLRCYMLERFGESKDGRQCGETSSQIQDSIVNKNTLPGVDPCQSSMCEEIVMGHSSLNCYIRVDAGHKPHDYYECGEKPDTHKQYGKAFSYHNSFQTPESPHTGKKPYDCKECGKSFSSLGNLQRHMAVQRGDGPHKFPI, translated from the exons ATG GCCTCAGTGGCTTTAGAGGATGTGGCTGTGAACTTCACCCGAGAAGAATGGGCTTTGCTGGGTCCTTGTCAGAAGAATCTCTACAAAGATGTGATGCAAGAAACCATCAGGAACCTGGATTGTGTAG GAATGAAATGGAAAGACCAGAACATTGAAGATCAGTACACATATCTCAGGAAAAATCTAAG ATGTTATATGTTAGAGAGATTTGGTGAAAGTAAAGATGGACGCCAATGTGGCGAAACATCTAGCCAGATTCAAGATAGTATTGTGAACAAGAACACTCTTCCTGGAGTAGATCCATGTCAAAGCAGTATGTGTGAAGAAATCGTCATGGGTCATTCATCCCTTAATTGCTACATCAGAGTTGATGCTGGGcacaaaccacatgattattatGAATGTGGTGAGAAGCCAGATACACATAAACAATACGGGAAAGCCTTCAGTTACCACAACTCGTTTCAAACACCTGAAAGTCCTCACACTGGAAAGAAGCCATATGATTGTAAAGAATGTGGGAAATCCTTCAGTTCTCTGGGAAACCTTCAAAGACACATGGCAGTGCAGCGTGGAGATGGACCTCATAAAT TTCCTATCTAA
- the ZNF799 gene encoding zinc finger protein 443 isoform X9: MIILLLYRLRDPICTTQKMCGSDGSFQGIMEASVALEDVAVNFTREEWALLGPCQKNLYKDVMQETIRNLDCVGMKWKDQNIEDQYTYLRKNLRCYMLERFGESKDGRQCGETSSQIQDSIVNKNTLPGVDPCQSSMCEEIVMGHSSLNCYIRVDAGHKPHDYYECGEKPDTHKQYGKAFSYHNSFQTPESPHTGKKPYDCKECGKSFSSLGNLQRHMAVQRGDGPHK; encoded by the exons ATGATCATTTTGCTGTTGTACAGATTGAGAGACCCAATATGCACCACCCAAAAGATGTGTGGATCTGATGGCAGTTTTCAAGGAATAATGGAG GCCTCAGTGGCTTTAGAGGATGTGGCTGTGAACTTCACCCGAGAAGAATGGGCTTTGCTGGGTCCTTGTCAGAAGAATCTCTACAAAGATGTGATGCAAGAAACCATCAGGAACCTGGATTGTGTAG GAATGAAATGGAAAGACCAGAACATTGAAGATCAGTACACATATCTCAGGAAAAATCTAAG ATGTTATATGTTAGAGAGATTTGGTGAAAGTAAAGATGGACGCCAATGTGGCGAAACATCTAGCCAGATTCAAGATAGTATTGTGAACAAGAACACTCTTCCTGGAGTAGATCCATGTCAAAGCAGTATGTGTGAAGAAATCGTCATGGGTCATTCATCCCTTAATTGCTACATCAGAGTTGATGCTGGGcacaaaccacatgattattatGAATGTGGTGAGAAGCCAGATACACATAAACAATACGGGAAAGCCTTCAGTTACCACAACTCGTTTCAAACACCTGAAAGTCCTCACACTGGAAAGAAGCCATATGATTGTAAAGAATGTGGGAAATCCTTCAGTTCTCTGGGAAACCTTCAAAGACACATGGCAGTGCAGCGTGGAGATGGACCTCATAAAT